One Sneathiella sp. P13V-1 genomic region harbors:
- the xdhB gene encoding xanthine dehydrogenase molybdopterin binding subunit, producing MRNPIPSRTEIRGKVHKNHTHDSAMKQVMGGAQYIDDLPEAKDLLHMYVAQSTEAHARITKMDLSAVKAASDVVAVYAAEDVPGINDASPVAGDDPVFAEGLVEYVGQPLFAVAAESLEAARKAASFAVIEYDTLPALITVDDAMAAKSFVMPSRTLERGDLDTAIKSAAHQIKGRMEIGGQDHFYLEGHVALATPREDGDVHVYSSTQHPTEVQHNVAKFLDVPDHSVTVEVRRMGGGFGGKETQGAWFAAMTALAATQTGRPAKLRLDRDDDMVMTGKRHDFVVDYRAGFDDDGRLSGVEYTFASRCGRSADLSAAINDRTIFHADNAYFMENIRVISHRCKTHTVSNTAFRGFGGPQGMVAAERLMDKIAHKLGKDPLEVRKANLYGKEDRNVTPYHMTVEDNIAPELMAELEASSDYQKRRADIRAFNAANPYLKKGISLTPVKFGISFTTTFLNQAGALLHVYTDGSVMLNHGGTEMGQGLFIKVAQVVAETLQIDIERVKITSTSTDKVPNTSATAASSGSDMNGKAAEAAALKIKERLIKFAMSHFEVAREDISFLPNRVKIGEQEMSFAEFVRLAYLNRISLSATGFYKTPKIHYDAENYSGRPFYYFAYGAAVSEALIDTLTGESKITRVDILHDTGKSLNPAIDLGQIEGGYIQGMGWLTTEELVFDDSGNLRTHAPSTYKIPTCSDRPAIFNMSLYEKGENVEDSIHKSKAVGEPPFMLAISAFNAIADAVSSVSDYETYPDLNAPATPENILRAISDLNGKE from the coding sequence ATGCGTAATCCGATCCCAAGCAGAACAGAAATCCGCGGTAAAGTTCACAAAAACCACACTCACGACAGCGCCATGAAACAGGTGATGGGCGGCGCGCAGTATATTGATGATCTGCCAGAGGCCAAAGATCTACTGCATATGTATGTGGCGCAAAGCACCGAAGCCCATGCCCGCATCACAAAAATGGATCTATCTGCTGTTAAAGCTGCCTCGGATGTCGTCGCTGTTTATGCTGCTGAGGATGTGCCGGGTATCAATGACGCCTCCCCTGTTGCGGGTGATGATCCTGTTTTTGCGGAAGGTCTTGTTGAATATGTGGGACAGCCACTCTTTGCAGTTGCCGCAGAAAGCCTGGAAGCCGCACGAAAAGCGGCCTCCTTTGCCGTTATTGAGTACGACACCTTACCAGCGCTCATAACAGTTGATGACGCGATGGCAGCGAAATCTTTCGTGATGCCCAGCCGCACGTTGGAGCGCGGAGACCTAGACACCGCCATTAAAAGCGCAGCCCATCAGATCAAGGGGCGTATGGAAATTGGCGGTCAGGATCATTTCTATCTGGAAGGTCATGTGGCTCTTGCCACCCCTCGCGAAGATGGGGATGTTCACGTCTACAGCTCTACCCAGCACCCAACAGAAGTTCAACATAACGTTGCCAAATTCCTCGATGTGCCAGACCATTCGGTCACCGTCGAAGTTCGCCGCATGGGCGGTGGTTTTGGTGGCAAGGAAACGCAAGGGGCGTGGTTTGCTGCAATGACAGCGCTGGCGGCAACGCAAACAGGACGTCCCGCCAAACTGCGTCTCGATCGTGATGACGATATGGTTATGACGGGCAAGCGCCATGATTTCGTTGTGGATTACCGCGCGGGCTTTGACGATGACGGACGACTCAGCGGTGTTGAATATACATTTGCGTCCCGTTGTGGTCGTAGCGCGGATTTGTCTGCAGCGATTAACGATCGCACCATTTTCCACGCGGATAACGCCTACTTCATGGAAAATATCCGTGTCATCTCCCACCGCTGCAAAACCCATACGGTTTCCAACACAGCCTTTCGAGGTTTTGGCGGACCGCAAGGGATGGTGGCCGCAGAACGTCTTATGGATAAAATCGCCCATAAGCTTGGCAAGGATCCACTAGAGGTTCGAAAAGCCAATCTTTATGGCAAGGAAGACCGCAATGTCACGCCGTACCATATGACGGTGGAAGACAATATTGCCCCGGAATTAATGGCGGAATTGGAAGCATCGTCCGACTACCAAAAACGCCGTGCCGATATCCGTGCCTTCAATGCAGCAAACCCGTATCTTAAAAAAGGTATTTCCCTCACCCCTGTGAAGTTTGGGATCTCCTTTACAACTACTTTCCTTAATCAGGCGGGTGCCCTGCTCCATGTGTATACCGATGGCAGTGTCATGTTGAACCATGGCGGCACCGAGATGGGGCAAGGCCTGTTTATCAAAGTGGCGCAGGTTGTGGCGGAAACTCTGCAAATTGATATTGAGCGGGTTAAAATCACATCGACCTCTACGGATAAAGTGCCAAATACATCTGCAACTGCAGCCTCTTCCGGATCAGATATGAACGGTAAAGCCGCAGAAGCGGCGGCACTCAAAATCAAAGAACGTCTGATCAAATTTGCCATGTCTCATTTTGAGGTGGCGCGTGAAGATATTTCATTCCTGCCGAACCGGGTCAAAATTGGCGAGCAAGAAATGAGTTTCGCGGAATTTGTGCGTCTGGCTTATCTCAACCGAATTTCCTTATCCGCCACTGGCTTCTACAAAACGCCCAAAATCCACTATGATGCTGAAAACTATTCAGGGCGGCCCTTCTACTACTTCGCTTACGGTGCCGCGGTTTCAGAAGCCCTCATTGATACGCTGACAGGCGAAAGTAAAATTACCCGCGTGGATATCCTCCACGACACAGGCAAAAGCCTAAACCCGGCCATTGACCTTGGGCAGATTGAAGGCGGCTATATTCAAGGCATGGGATGGCTGACCACAGAAGAGCTTGTATTTGATGACAGCGGTAACCTCCGCACCCATGCGCCATCCACCTACAAGATCCCGACATGCAGTGACCGCCCGGCTATCTTCAATATGTCCCTTTATGAAAAAGGCGAAAATGTAGAAGACAGCATCCACAAATCCAAAGCGGTGGGGGAACCCCCCTTTATGTTGGCAATTTCGGCGTTTAATGCCATTGCGGATGCCGTCAGCAGCGTGTCAGATTATGAGACTTACCCCGATTTGAACGCCCCTGCGACGCCAGAAAATATCTTGCGGGCCATTTCAGATCTCAACGGGAAAGAATAA
- a CDS encoding ureidoglycolate lyase, translating to MELKLKELTKEAFAPYGDVISKAESDHFMINEGSTRRFHDLASVQTLEGGHTLINIFEAQPLDYPLNIKLVERHPKGSQAFMPLSGRPYLVVVAPAGENPTPDQLEAFVARADQGVNYHAGTWHHPVLALEEVSDFLVVDRGGEGDNCDEVFFEDGTEIILNKP from the coding sequence ATGGAACTGAAACTGAAAGAACTGACGAAGGAAGCCTTCGCCCCTTATGGAGATGTTATCTCTAAGGCGGAAAGTGATCATTTCATGATTAATGAAGGCTCTACTCGGCGTTTTCACGATCTGGCATCCGTTCAGACGTTGGAAGGTGGGCACACCCTAATCAATATCTTTGAAGCCCAGCCTTTGGACTATCCGCTGAATATAAAATTGGTGGAACGGCATCCAAAAGGAAGTCAGGCTTTCATGCCGTTGAGCGGCCGTCCTTATCTGGTGGTGGTTGCTCCTGCGGGTGAAAACCCAACACCTGATCAGTTGGAAGCCTTTGTTGCGCGCGCCGATCAAGGGGTGAATTACCATGCAGGAACCTGGCATCATCCAGTACTTGCATTGGAAGAGGTGAGCGATTTTCTTGTGGTTGATCGCGGCGGTGAGGGGGATAATTGCGACGAAGTCTTCTTTGAAGACGGCACCGAAATTATCCTCAACAAGCCATAA
- the xdhC gene encoding xanthine dehydrogenase accessory protein XdhC: MNDWHDIKTKLEEWDCPALLVTVLRADGSTPREAGTHMLVSATQLAGTIGGGRLEQLAIERCRELLKSGTAHSEKLSLPLGPELAQCCGGYVELAIYTISSQAIIPSEKVVLTWQNEDLSIQFLSEQELSELDTKQTQNSLEQDYRRYDFTLALYGAGHVGKAIVNILAPLPCKIIWVDTRSEEFPAETADNVEKIICRDPAAVATDIEQGALHLIMTHSHRQDYDIVRNLLEKSTFQYAGLIGSKTKWARFRKRLLREGVSENEINRITSPIGQPALKGKHPTEIAISVAADILIRISERNHVANNDNMTDNQVEKSLSLQADKEVGKQKAGAITASKQG, translated from the coding sequence GTGAATGATTGGCACGACATAAAAACAAAGCTGGAAGAGTGGGATTGCCCCGCTCTCTTAGTAACTGTTTTACGTGCCGACGGGTCTACGCCTCGGGAAGCCGGGACCCATATGCTGGTTAGTGCCACCCAATTGGCAGGTACTATTGGGGGCGGCCGGTTGGAGCAATTGGCCATCGAACGGTGCAGAGAGTTACTGAAAAGCGGCACCGCCCATTCAGAGAAACTGTCTCTCCCCTTAGGTCCAGAACTGGCACAATGTTGCGGTGGGTATGTGGAACTGGCCATTTACACCATTTCATCACAAGCAATTATTCCGTCAGAAAAAGTGGTCCTAACCTGGCAAAATGAGGATCTGAGCATTCAGTTTTTATCTGAGCAGGAATTATCAGAGTTGGATACAAAACAAACTCAGAACTCCCTCGAGCAAGATTACCGTCGATACGACTTTACCCTTGCCCTTTATGGAGCCGGACATGTGGGTAAGGCGATCGTCAACATTCTTGCTCCGCTTCCTTGTAAAATCATTTGGGTTGATACCCGATCAGAAGAATTTCCTGCTGAAACAGCCGATAATGTTGAGAAAATAATCTGCCGGGATCCAGCAGCCGTTGCTACTGACATTGAGCAAGGTGCATTGCACCTGATCATGACACATAGTCATCGGCAGGATTACGACATTGTTCGCAATCTACTGGAAAAAAGTACTTTTCAGTATGCAGGGCTGATCGGATCAAAAACCAAATGGGCGCGATTCAGAAAAAGATTGCTGCGCGAGGGGGTTTCCGAAAACGAGATCAACAGGATTACCAGTCCTATCGGACAACCTGCACTGAAGGGGAAACATCCAACAGAAATCGCGATTTCCGTAGCTGCAGACATACTTATTCGCATATCTGAAAGAAATCATGTCGCAAACAATGACAACATGACAGACAATCAGGTCGAAAAAAGCCTATCTCTGCAAGCGGATAAAGAGGTAGGAAAACAAAAAGCCGGTGCTATAACAGCATCAAAACAGGGATAG
- the uraD gene encoding 2-oxo-4-hydroxy-4-carboxy-5-ureidoimidazoline decarboxylase: MAELKNKPNTLSRDDFVSLFGGVYEHSPWVAEQVFDAGLDESFNDADVLAAAMAKVVALQDEQTKLDLINAHPDLAGKAAVRGELTASSTSEQARAGLNECSHEEFEKFQTYNAAYKDKFGFPFIKAVRNSNRFEILKGFENRLENDQATEFETALAEIDKIAAFRLQDL; the protein is encoded by the coding sequence ATGGCTGAATTGAAAAATAAACCCAACACTCTTAGCCGCGACGATTTTGTTTCTCTTTTCGGCGGGGTGTATGAACATTCCCCATGGGTGGCCGAACAGGTTTTTGATGCAGGCCTTGATGAGAGCTTTAACGATGCAGATGTTTTGGCAGCTGCAATGGCCAAGGTTGTCGCACTGCAAGACGAGCAGACGAAGCTGGATTTGATAAATGCCCACCCTGACCTTGCCGGCAAAGCAGCGGTACGCGGTGAGCTTACCGCGTCATCTACGTCGGAGCAGGCGCGGGCGGGACTTAATGAATGCTCTCACGAAGAGTTTGAGAAATTTCAGACTTACAACGCAGCCTATAAAGACAAGTTTGGTTTTCCGTTCATCAAAGCCGTTCGAAACAGCAATCGTTTTGAAATCTTGAAAGGTTTTGAAAACCGTCTGGAGAATGATCAGGCGACCGAATTTGAAACCGCTTTAGCAGAAATTGACAAGATCGCGGCATTTCGCCTGCAAGATCTTTAA
- the alc gene encoding allantoicase, whose protein sequence is MTLLTFEEADFVKGCVNLAQPRLGAEVTFATDDFFADKSRLIDPADAVFIPGKYDENGKWMDGWESRRKRGEGYDHCILKLGLPGVIEGVDIDTSHFTGNYPPAASIDACNVVDGEPDDKTEWQEIVPAISLGPDAHHLLRVASDAAWTHLRLNIFPDGGVARLRVYGWFNCNWDARDKDEVVDLAAMLNGARAVTANNEHFGSPANLLAPGRGVNMGDGWETRRRREPGNDWALIQLGAPGTISAIEVDTAHFKGNFPDSCSIQAAYMTGGTDDSLVTQSMFWKTLMPPQKLSMDNIHRFEKEIEDIGPVTHVRLNIFPDGGVSRLRLFGKVEK, encoded by the coding sequence ATGACATTGTTGACCTTTGAAGAAGCTGATTTTGTTAAAGGGTGCGTAAATCTGGCACAGCCACGCCTTGGGGCCGAAGTCACCTTTGCAACCGATGACTTCTTTGCCGACAAATCCCGCCTGATTGATCCGGCGGATGCGGTTTTTATCCCGGGTAAATATGATGAAAACGGGAAATGGATGGATGGTTGGGAAAGTCGCCGCAAGCGCGGGGAAGGATATGATCATTGTATCCTGAAACTTGGCCTGCCCGGAGTTATCGAAGGGGTGGACATCGACACCAGTCATTTCACCGGCAACTATCCACCGGCGGCTTCTATCGATGCCTGCAATGTGGTGGATGGGGAGCCAGACGATAAGACCGAATGGCAGGAGATCGTACCGGCGATTTCACTTGGTCCGGATGCCCATCATCTGCTTCGTGTGGCAAGCGACGCAGCATGGACCCATCTGCGCCTGAATATTTTCCCGGATGGCGGTGTGGCGCGCCTTCGTGTTTATGGCTGGTTTAACTGCAACTGGGATGCCCGCGATAAAGATGAGGTAGTTGATCTGGCTGCGATGCTGAACGGTGCACGTGCTGTTACCGCCAATAACGAACATTTCGGATCTCCGGCTAACCTGTTGGCGCCAGGCCGTGGGGTGAATATGGGTGACGGTTGGGAAACCCGCCGCCGCCGTGAGCCTGGTAATGACTGGGCGCTTATTCAGCTAGGTGCACCCGGAACTATTTCAGCCATCGAAGTGGATACCGCACATTTTAAAGGGAACTTCCCGGATAGCTGCTCCATTCAGGCGGCCTATATGACGGGCGGGACAGATGACTCCTTGGTGACACAAAGCATGTTCTGGAAGACACTGATGCCACCGCAGAAACTCAGCATGGACAACATCCACAGGTTCGAGAAAGAAATCGAAGATATTGGGCCAGTAACGCATGTGCGTCTGAACATCTTCCCTGATGGCGGTGTCAGCAGACTTCGTTTGTTTGGTAAGGTTGAAAAATAA
- a CDS encoding GntR family transcriptional regulator yields the protein MKDSSAEKKKSGQLDSDIYQEMFGAILEQRLVPGTKLSEDALCEIFNVSRTTIRKVLQRLAHEKVVEIQPNRGAFVAEPTPEEAMDVLEARRVIEASVMKSAAQKATPADIKRLKNMIGREEKAIEKGEHSKWVALSGEFHLELARIANNHTLEEFLRELVSRTSLIHVQYQSNKIAAQSCSCDEHQDILKAMEAKDVDLAVDLMGMHLQAIEQSLHLSEEKGDEDLYRIFSRDTGSGASRTSGEG from the coding sequence GTGAAAGACAGCAGCGCGGAAAAAAAGAAATCGGGACAACTGGATAGTGATATCTATCAGGAGATGTTTGGCGCCATTTTGGAGCAACGTCTGGTGCCGGGGACGAAGTTGTCTGAAGATGCTTTGTGTGAGATTTTCAACGTAAGTCGCACCACCATCCGAAAAGTGCTGCAACGATTAGCTCATGAAAAGGTTGTTGAAATCCAGCCGAACCGAGGGGCGTTTGTTGCAGAACCCACTCCCGAAGAGGCTATGGATGTTCTGGAGGCCCGCCGAGTTATTGAGGCGAGTGTCATGAAGTCCGCCGCGCAGAAAGCGACCCCTGCTGATATTAAACGCCTAAAAAACATGATCGGGCGCGAAGAAAAAGCCATCGAAAAGGGAGAGCATAGTAAGTGGGTTGCCTTGTCAGGTGAGTTCCACCTTGAACTTGCCCGAATTGCAAACAATCACACATTGGAAGAATTTCTGCGGGAACTTGTCTCGCGCACTTCTTTGATCCATGTGCAATATCAGTCAAATAAAATTGCGGCGCAGAGCTGCTCCTGTGATGAACATCAGGATATCTTAAAAGCGATGGAAGCAAAGGATGTGGATCTGGCTGTAGATCTCATGGGGATGCATTTGCAGGCCATTGAACAATCATTGCACCTTTCTGAAGAGAAGGGGGATGAGGATCTGTATCGGATTTTTTCTAGGGATACCGGAAGTGGTGCCTCGCGCACGTCGGGAGAGGGTTGA
- a CDS encoding ABC transporter ATP-binding protein translates to MDNVGGVTPRLSLAGITKAYPGVLANDDIHLNILPGEIHALLGENGAGKSTLVKIIYGVLKADSGTIAWEGKQMEIASPQAARKLGIGMIFQHFSLFEAMTVTENIALGMPGRQNMAALAKRIVEVSEKYGLPLQPDRHVHTLSVGEKQRIEIVRCLLQDPKLLIMDEPTSVLTPQEAETMFKTLRRLAEEGVSILYISHKLDEIKALCHKATILRGGRYIAECDPTQETAKSLAEMMIGTNLTPPRHTDNDKRGAIKLKAHNMSLDTDDQFGVDLNLINFELRRGEILGIAGVAGNGQVELLQALSGERTLPNGDELLLDGQAIGHLGPVDRRNKKISFVPEDRLGHGSVPDMSLVDNAFLSAYRTKGLLSSGLINTPKTTRFAEDIVKAFDVRTAGVDHTAGSLSGGNLQKFIVGREMMQDPELIIIAHPTWGVDAGAAAAIHQAIIDLADNGAAVLVVSQDLDELFAISNRIAVIAEGRLSASRDIDEITIEEIGLLMGGTTSTDASAQEGATVA, encoded by the coding sequence ATGGATAATGTTGGGGGAGTGACGCCCAGATTGTCACTGGCGGGGATCACAAAAGCATATCCCGGCGTTCTGGCAAATGATGATATTCATCTGAATATTCTACCGGGTGAAATTCATGCTTTGCTTGGGGAAAATGGCGCCGGTAAAAGTACGCTTGTAAAAATCATTTACGGTGTCCTTAAAGCCGATAGCGGGACAATTGCCTGGGAAGGCAAACAGATGGAAATTGCCAGCCCGCAAGCTGCCCGCAAACTCGGGATCGGCATGATTTTCCAGCATTTTTCCCTGTTCGAAGCCATGACGGTCACAGAGAATATTGCCCTTGGTATGCCTGGCAGACAAAATATGGCGGCACTGGCAAAACGAATTGTCGAAGTGTCCGAAAAATATGGATTGCCCCTGCAACCAGACCGCCATGTACACACTCTGTCGGTGGGTGAAAAACAGCGTATTGAAATCGTTCGCTGCCTTTTGCAGGATCCCAAACTTCTGATCATGGATGAACCCACATCGGTTCTGACACCGCAAGAAGCGGAAACCATGTTCAAAACTCTCCGTAGGCTTGCAGAAGAAGGTGTGTCTATTCTCTACATCAGTCACAAACTGGATGAGATCAAAGCGCTCTGCCATAAGGCGACAATCCTTCGGGGTGGCCGATATATTGCGGAATGTGATCCAACACAGGAAACCGCGAAAAGCCTGGCCGAGATGATGATCGGCACCAACCTGACACCACCGCGTCATACGGACAATGACAAACGCGGCGCAATTAAACTCAAAGCCCATAACATGTCATTGGACACGGATGATCAGTTCGGCGTCGATCTGAACCTGATTAATTTTGAATTGCGCCGCGGCGAAATCCTGGGGATCGCCGGTGTTGCGGGTAACGGCCAAGTGGAACTTCTGCAGGCTTTGAGCGGCGAACGCACGCTCCCCAACGGGGATGAACTGTTACTGGATGGTCAGGCAATTGGCCATTTGGGACCGGTGGACCGCCGCAACAAAAAAATCTCTTTCGTTCCAGAAGATCGCTTAGGGCATGGCTCTGTTCCTGATATGTCATTGGTAGACAACGCTTTTTTGAGCGCATATCGCACCAAAGGGCTTCTCTCCAGCGGTTTGATTAACACACCAAAGACCACAAGATTTGCCGAAGATATTGTAAAAGCATTTGATGTGCGCACGGCTGGTGTCGATCACACCGCAGGAAGCCTCTCAGGAGGTAACCTGCAAAAATTTATCGTTGGCCGTGAAATGATGCAGGATCCTGAACTTATCATCATTGCTCATCCGACGTGGGGTGTTGATGCAGGCGCTGCGGCTGCCATTCATCAGGCCATCATTGATCTTGCAGATAACGGGGCCGCGGTTCTTGTGGTCAGTCAGGATCTGGATGAGCTATTTGCCATCAGCAATCGCATCGCCGTCATTGCGGAAGGGCGTCTTTCTGCAAGTCGCGATATTGATGAAATTACCATTGAAGAAATAGGCCTTCTCATGGGCGGAACAACGTCAACCGACGCATCGGCACAGGAGGGCGCAACAGTTGCTTAA
- the xdhA gene encoding xanthine dehydrogenase small subunit, which produces MRDTIKFVRNGKIQELENVDPTHTLLNYLRYDAGDTGTKEGCAEGDCGACTVLVGELVGDEILYSAVNSCIQFLPMLDGKEIVTVEDIANDPSKPHPVQSAMVEANATQCGFCTPGFVMSLVAERHGANRADVSGLNDVLAGNLCRCTGYGTILDAAQKAAANEEADILDAREDQTVDLLKSLVAEDMLAVDTEGYKFYAPTTEAELEDLLSQHPTATILAGATDVGLWVTKQHRDLPIIIYLGKIESLQELSVSDDSLTIGAGVTYSDAHSTLTEYDADLGELVRRIASTQIRNSGTIGGNIANGSPIGDMPPALIALGATLVLGSREGERSLPLEDFFIEYGKQDRRPDEYVKRIILPSKEADQSFATYKISKRFDQDISAVCAAFSVIIEDGTVQNARICYGGMAGTPARAGGAEKTLIGQEWTLQTVGEAMAEMANDYTPLTDMRASDDYRMQVAQNLLMKFFIESTDAKAKTRILGEEAANA; this is translated from the coding sequence ATGCGAGACACCATCAAGTTTGTCAGAAACGGGAAAATTCAGGAGTTGGAGAATGTTGATCCAACCCACACCCTGCTGAATTACTTGAGATATGATGCGGGAGACACCGGCACCAAAGAAGGATGCGCGGAAGGTGACTGTGGTGCCTGTACCGTTCTGGTTGGTGAACTTGTCGGGGATGAAATTCTCTACAGCGCGGTCAATTCCTGCATTCAGTTCTTACCGATGCTAGATGGCAAAGAGATTGTCACCGTTGAAGATATCGCAAACGATCCTTCCAAACCGCATCCGGTTCAATCCGCCATGGTGGAGGCGAACGCAACGCAGTGCGGTTTCTGCACACCAGGATTTGTCATGTCGCTTGTTGCAGAACGTCACGGCGCCAACCGTGCGGACGTTTCTGGCCTCAACGATGTTTTGGCGGGCAACCTCTGCCGCTGCACAGGTTACGGCACCATTCTGGACGCAGCCCAAAAAGCGGCCGCCAATGAGGAAGCAGATATTCTCGACGCCAGAGAAGACCAAACAGTTGATCTTCTTAAAAGTCTGGTCGCTGAAGATATGCTCGCGGTGGATACTGAAGGATATAAATTCTACGCGCCAACCACCGAGGCGGAACTGGAAGATCTTCTCTCCCAACACCCAACTGCAACCATCCTTGCGGGCGCGACAGATGTCGGGCTTTGGGTCACCAAACAACATCGTGACCTGCCAATCATCATTTACCTTGGCAAGATTGAAAGCCTGCAGGAACTTAGCGTCTCTGATGACAGCCTAACCATCGGCGCAGGTGTCACCTACAGCGATGCACACAGCACGCTCACAGAATATGATGCAGACCTTGGGGAATTGGTGCGCCGCATTGCGTCCACCCAGATCAGAAATTCAGGTACCATTGGTGGCAACATCGCAAATGGCTCCCCCATCGGGGATATGCCGCCCGCACTCATTGCCCTTGGTGCAACATTGGTACTGGGATCAAGGGAAGGGGAGCGAAGCCTGCCCCTTGAGGATTTCTTCATTGAATATGGAAAGCAGGACCGCCGCCCCGACGAATATGTAAAACGCATCATCCTGCCTTCGAAAGAAGCGGACCAGTCTTTCGCCACATACAAAATCTCAAAACGGTTTGATCAGGATATTTCCGCTGTTTGCGCGGCTTTCAGTGTCATTATCGAAGATGGCACCGTCCAAAATGCACGCATTTGCTATGGCGGCATGGCGGGGACGCCAGCGCGGGCTGGCGGCGCCGAAAAAACACTCATTGGTCAGGAATGGACATTGCAAACTGTTGGGGAAGCAATGGCCGAGATGGCGAACGATTACACGCCCCTAACCGACATGCGGGCAAGCGATGATTACCGAATGCAGGTGGCACAAAACCTTCTGATGAAATTCTTCATTGAAAGCACAGATGCCAAAGCCAAAACCCGCATCCTTGGGGAGGAAGCTGCCAATGCGTAA
- the puuE gene encoding allantoinase PuuE, protein MDNSYPRDMIGYGANTPDPKWPNKAKIAVQFVLNYEEGGENCILHGDDASEAFLSEIIGADMLQGVRHISMESIYEYGSRAGVWRLLRLFKKYDIPLTIFGVAMAMERNPEVVDAFMEAGHEICSHGYRWINYQYVPEEVEREHMQKAIEIIKRMTGERPLGWYTGRTSPNTRRLVMEEGGFLYDADSYDDDLPYWYKENGKSQLVVPYTLDVNDMRFAALQGFNSGDQYFAYLKDTFDTLYEEGEDAPKMMSVGLHCRLVGRPGRIAALKRFLEYASSHSGVWFARRIDIARHWHEHHPLED, encoded by the coding sequence ATGGATAACAGTTATCCACGGGATATGATCGGTTATGGGGCGAACACGCCTGATCCCAAATGGCCAAATAAAGCAAAGATCGCCGTACAATTCGTGCTCAATTACGAAGAAGGTGGTGAAAATTGCATTCTTCATGGAGATGACGCATCAGAAGCTTTTCTGTCTGAAATCATCGGCGCGGACATGTTACAAGGCGTTCGCCATATCAGCATGGAATCCATATATGAATATGGAAGCCGCGCGGGTGTTTGGCGGCTCTTACGACTTTTCAAGAAATACGATATTCCGCTCACCATCTTTGGGGTCGCCATGGCGATGGAGCGGAATCCAGAAGTTGTGGATGCCTTTATGGAAGCAGGTCACGAGATCTGTAGTCACGGTTATCGTTGGATCAACTATCAATATGTTCCCGAAGAAGTGGAGCGGGAGCATATGCAAAAAGCTATCGAGATCATCAAACGCATGACGGGGGAGCGTCCATTGGGCTGGTACACTGGTAGAACCAGTCCAAACACTCGCAGACTGGTAATGGAGGAAGGGGGGTTCCTCTATGATGCGGACAGTTACGATGATGATTTGCCATATTGGTACAAAGAAAATGGCAAAAGCCAGCTTGTGGTGCCTTACACGCTGGACGTAAACGACATGCGTTTCGCGGCTTTGCAAGGCTTCAATAGTGGCGATCAGTATTTTGCCTATCTGAAAGACACGTTTGACACCTTGTATGAAGAAGGGGAAGACGCGCCAAAAATGATGTCCGTTGGCCTGCATTGTCGTCTTGTAGGCCGCCCCGGCCGTATCGCAGCTTTAAAACGTTTTCTGGAATATGCGTCCTCTCATTCAGGTGTCTGGTTCGCGCGGCGCATCGATATTGCCCGTCACTGGCATGAACATCACCCATTGGAAGATTGA
- the uraH gene encoding hydroxyisourate hydrolase — translation MGKLTTHILDTRDGKPGKNILIQLYVLQNESWELLKEVRSNDDGRCDGPLLEGDDLKTGQYELVFHAGQYFDDQGVDLPEPKFLDEIVLRFGIPDASEHYHVPLLVSPFSYSTYRGS, via the coding sequence ATGGGAAAATTGACAACTCATATTTTGGATACGCGGGATGGGAAGCCCGGAAAGAACATTCTGATCCAATTGTATGTTTTGCAAAATGAAAGCTGGGAACTCTTGAAAGAGGTTCGCTCTAACGATGATGGAAGATGCGACGGACCGCTTCTGGAAGGTGATGATCTGAAAACAGGTCAGTACGAACTTGTATTTCACGCAGGCCAGTATTTTGATGATCAGGGCGTTGACTTACCTGAGCCGAAATTCCTGGATGAGATTGTATTGCGGTTTGGCATTCCTGATGCGTCAGAGCATTACCACGTCCCTCTCTTGGTATCCCCGTTCAGCTATTCCACCTACCGGGGAAGTTGA